The Dissulfurirhabdus thermomarina DNA window CCGGCCCGGGGCGTCGGCAAAAGGGCGGGCGGCTTGACCGGCCGGAACGCTTCCCCGTATAGTGCAAAACCGGCTTGATCCTGGATCCGTGGCGGCCTTTGACGGGCATCGGGCCGGGTCGCCCGGGACTTGAGATCCTGGGGGGTATGCGCCTTCCGGCGCATGCACCGCCGCCCTTCGGGGCGCCCGATAACGGGCCATCTGCGGCGTTGGCAATTTGCCGATATCGTTGACGCCGGGCATCCGGCTCGCCCTTGGATGCCCACAAATCCAGTTTGATTTCAAATGGTTATCGGAGGCCATGGCCAGGAAGACATCCTCAGAGGGCAGCCGCATCCAAGAGGCCGAGGCGGCCCTGGCGGAGGCCGCGGCAGGTCGGCCGGCCCCGGCCTACCTCTTCCTGGGCGAGCGGCCCCTGTGCCGGCCCTGGATCGACCGCCTCCTCGACCTCCTGGTGCCGGCGGCCGCCCGGGACTTCAACCTGGAGGTCTGCGACGGCGAGGGCCTGGCGGAGGGCACCCTGGTGGAACGGCTCGAGACCCGGCCCTTCTTCCCGGGCCGGAAGGTGGTTTGGGTCCGGGATGCGCCCTTCTTCCACTCGGCCGCCACGTTCCCCGCGCGGTGGCGCCAGGTGCGGGCCCTGGCGGCGAAGGGCGCCACGGAGGCGGCCATCCGCCGGGCCGCGCGTCTTGTGGCGGAGGCGAAGCTCTCCCCGGCCGAGGCGGCCCGGCTCCCCGCGGACCGGCTCGGGGAGGCCCTGGGGCTTGAGGGCGAGGCGGATCTCGCCGCCTGGTGCCGGGGCTTCCTGGAGCAGCGGGGAGAGGAGTTCCCGGAGACCGCCCCGGGGGCCGGGGCCGCCGACGGGCTCCTCCTCGACTGGCTCGCCCGCAGGGCCGATCCCGGCGCCGTGGTCCTCGTCCTGGAGGCCGAGGCCGTGGATCGGCGGGGGCGGTCCTTCCGGCGCTTCAAGACCCACGGCCGGGTGCTGGATCTCTCCCCGGAGGCCGACCGGGGGGGACGGGCGGAGGCGGCCGCCGCGGAGTTCGCCCGGCGCGTCCTCACCGAGGCCGGAAAGCGCATCGAGGCCGAGGCCCTCCGGGACCTCCTCGCCAAGGTGGGCCCGGAGGACCGGGTGGCACTCCGGACCGAGCTCGAAAAGCTCTGCGCCGCCGCCGGCGGCCGCGGGACGGTCACCGCCGGGGACGTGGCCGCCGCCGTGGTGCGGCACCGGGAGGAGGCCGTCTACGAGCTCACCGACGCGGTGGGGGCCGGTGACCCGGGACGCGTCTGCGTCACCCTGCACCGGCTCCTCGCCCAGGGGGTGCACCCGCTGGCGGTGCTCCGGGCCGTGGCCAACTTCGTCCGGCGGATGGCCGTGGTACGGGCCGCCCTGGAGCGCACCGGGTCCCTCCGGCGCCTTTCGGGGCTCACCTACGCCCGCTTCCAGGCGGAGGTCCTGCCCGGTCTCCGGGAGGCCTGGGGGGAGCCGCTCCCCGGGCCGGTCCGGGGGCTCCACCCGTACGCCCTCTACAAGGTGGCCCTCCGGGCCCCGGCCTTCCC harbors:
- the holA gene encoding DNA polymerase III subunit delta, translated to MARKTSSEGSRIQEAEAALAEAAAGRPAPAYLFLGERPLCRPWIDRLLDLLVPAAARDFNLEVCDGEGLAEGTLVERLETRPFFPGRKVVWVRDAPFFHSAATFPARWRQVRALAAKGATEAAIRRAARLVAEAKLSPAEAARLPADRLGEALGLEGEADLAAWCRGFLEQRGEEFPETAPGAGAADGLLLDWLARRADPGAVVLVLEAEAVDRRGRSFRRFKTHGRVLDLSPEADRGGRAEAAAAEFARRVLTEAGKRIEAEALRDLLAKVGPEDRVALRTELEKLCAAAGGRGTVTAGDVAAAVVRHREEAVYELTDAVGAGDPGRVCVTLHRLLAQGVHPLAVLRAVANFVRRMAVVRAALERTGSLRRLSGLTYARFQAEVLPGLREAWGEPLPGPVRGLHPYALYKVALRAPAFPLARLLGALAGMAEVDFALKGGGRGAPEVVLEALLLRLCQGRTAA